In Luteitalea sp. TBR-22, one genomic interval encodes:
- a CDS encoding helix-turn-helix transcriptional regulator — MRALLQATGPGRVVAWQPCPLLSGCVDHYWLGIDSEPGSTTLLPDGRVDVVLELTGAATTVRVYGAVTARAEVPLQAGATYVGVQFRPGRSRHFLASSAVELTDRCVAGADALACSLERVHDQASPDRAIAALEQALAAHLHRNPPQPSRVDHVVATLEAGCGPWRIGDVARALEVSPRQLERQFLRDVGLPPKQFAMIRRFNEAAAHLRARRPAVVAATDAGYADQSDMCRAFQRYIGQTPAAYGRGDVTFLQDEKVWLDGPATCLPTDARSHTAARSSGPKVGTDAVTT; from the coding sequence ATGCGGGCCCTGCTGCAGGCGACCGGTCCGGGGCGCGTGGTGGCGTGGCAGCCGTGTCCGCTGCTGAGCGGGTGCGTCGATCACTACTGGCTCGGCATCGACAGCGAGCCCGGCTCGACCACCCTGCTCCCGGACGGACGGGTCGATGTCGTGCTGGAGCTCACCGGTGCCGCAACGACGGTGCGCGTGTACGGCGCGGTCACGGCACGCGCCGAGGTCCCGCTGCAGGCAGGCGCCACCTACGTCGGCGTGCAGTTCCGACCCGGACGCAGCCGTCACTTCCTCGCGTCGAGCGCCGTCGAACTGACCGATCGCTGCGTTGCGGGCGCGGATGCCCTGGCCTGTTCGCTCGAGCGCGTGCATGACCAGGCGAGTCCCGACCGCGCCATCGCAGCGCTGGAGCAGGCCCTGGCGGCGCACCTGCACCGGAACCCGCCGCAGCCGTCACGAGTCGACCACGTCGTGGCGACGCTGGAGGCCGGATGCGGGCCCTGGCGCATCGGCGATGTGGCGCGGGCACTCGAGGTCAGCCCCAGGCAACTGGAGCGCCAGTTCCTTCGGGACGTCGGGCTTCCGCCCAAGCAGTTCGCCATGATCCGGCGCTTCAACGAGGCCGCGGCCCACCTCCGCGCCCGCAGGCCCGCGGTCGTCGCCGCCACCGACGCCGGCTATGCCGACCAGAGCGACATGTGCCGGGCGTTCCAGCGCTACATCGGCCAGACCCCTGCGGCGTACGGGCGCGGCGACGTCACGTTCCTCCAGGACGAAAAGGTCTGGCTCGACGGACCGGCAACATGCCTGCCCACCGACGCCCGGAGCCATACGGCCGCCCGGTCTTCCGGCCCGAAGGTCGGCACGGACGCAGTCACGACGTGA
- a CDS encoding M1 family metallopeptidase yields MITRGFLVASLLLAAACTREAASPSMPAPPPAPDIHSFARPAEARVTHVALDLQVDPAARVLRGTATLTLVRRADAGEVVLDTRGLRVTRVTDEAGQPLAHRLQPEVTFLGQALVVALPARGDRVTVHYETSPSAAALQWLTPAQTAGKTHPYLYSQGQAILTRTWIPTQDSPGIRQTYEATIRAPRPLRVVMSAEMLTPDGVDAADGQRAFRFKMDQAVPPYLIAIAAGDIAFRSLGPRTGVYTEPAVLDRAANELADLEKMVAAAESLGGPYQWGRYDVLVLPPSFPFGGMENPRLTFATPTILAGDRSLVSLLAHELAHSWSGNLVTNAVWSDFWLNEGVTTYFENRIMEALYGKDRALMLAALGRAEVLRDMKDMPPADTKLVLDLANRDPDEGMNQVAYEKGAALLHTIEAAVGRDRFDPWLRGYFNRHAFTSITSREFAGDLRRELIRGDTALEAKIALSAWLDEPGMPAVAVVPQSPAFRQVEAQVARFTGGTPASALVVDGWVTQQWQHFLEQLRTAPLSPAQLRDLDATFGFTASGNSEVLFGWLRIVVARHHEPAVPALEKFLTSQGRRKFLRPLYDDLMQSTWGQPIARRIYATARPGYHAVSAQTIDGIVK; encoded by the coding sequence ATGATCACTCGCGGATTCCTCGTCGCGTCGCTCCTGCTGGCTGCCGCCTGCACCAGGGAAGCGGCCTCGCCTTCCATGCCCGCTCCCCCTCCTGCGCCCGACATCCACTCCTTCGCACGCCCCGCGGAGGCCCGTGTCACCCACGTCGCGCTCGATCTGCAGGTCGATCCGGCCGCCCGCGTCCTTCGCGGCACCGCGACGCTCACGCTCGTGCGCCGCGCCGATGCCGGGGAGGTGGTGCTCGACACGCGCGGACTGCGAGTGACACGCGTCACCGACGAGGCGGGGCAACCGTTGGCCCACCGCCTCCAGCCCGAGGTGACGTTCCTCGGACAGGCACTCGTCGTCGCACTGCCGGCCAGGGGCGACCGCGTGACGGTGCACTACGAGACCAGCCCCTCGGCCGCCGCGCTGCAGTGGCTCACGCCGGCGCAGACCGCCGGCAAGACGCACCCCTACCTGTACTCGCAGGGACAGGCGATCCTCACCCGCACGTGGATCCCGACCCAGGACAGCCCCGGCATCCGCCAGACGTACGAGGCCACCATCAGGGCTCCCAGGCCGCTTCGTGTCGTGATGTCGGCCGAGATGCTGACGCCCGATGGCGTCGACGCCGCCGACGGCCAGCGCGCCTTCCGCTTCAAGATGGACCAGGCGGTGCCGCCCTACCTGATCGCGATCGCCGCCGGTGACATCGCGTTCCGTTCGCTGGGGCCGCGCACCGGGGTGTACACCGAGCCCGCGGTCCTCGACCGCGCTGCCAACGAACTCGCCGATCTCGAGAAGATGGTGGCCGCCGCCGAATCGCTCGGCGGTCCGTATCAGTGGGGCCGCTACGACGTGCTCGTGCTGCCGCCCTCCTTCCCGTTCGGCGGCATGGAGAACCCGCGCCTCACGTTCGCCACGCCCACCATCCTGGCGGGCGACAGATCCCTCGTGTCGCTGTTGGCGCACGAGCTCGCGCACTCCTGGTCGGGCAACCTCGTCACCAACGCCGTGTGGAGCGACTTCTGGCTCAACGAGGGCGTCACGACGTACTTCGAGAACCGCATCATGGAGGCCCTGTACGGCAAGGACCGCGCCCTGATGCTCGCCGCACTCGGACGCGCCGAGGTGCTGCGCGACATGAAGGACATGCCACCGGCCGACACGAAGCTGGTGCTCGACCTGGCCAACCGCGACCCGGACGAGGGCATGAACCAGGTGGCGTACGAGAAGGGCGCGGCGCTGCTGCACACGATCGAGGCGGCCGTCGGCCGGGATCGGTTCGACCCGTGGCTGCGCGGCTACTTCAACCGCCATGCGTTCACGTCGATCACGTCGAGGGAGTTCGCCGGCGACCTGAGGCGCGAGTTGATCCGCGGCGACACCGCCCTCGAGGCGAAGATCGCGCTGTCGGCGTGGCTCGACGAGCCAGGCATGCCGGCCGTCGCGGTGGTGCCGCAGTCGCCCGCGTTCAGGCAGGTCGAGGCGCAGGTGGCCAGGTTCACCGGTGGCACGCCGGCGTCCGCGCTCGTGGTGGACGGCTGGGTCACGCAGCAGTGGCAGCACTTCCTCGAGCAACTGCGCACCGCGCCGCTCTCGCCCGCGCAACTGCGCGACCTCGACGCCACGTTCGGTTTCACCGCATCGGGCAACAGCGAGGTGCTCTTCGGCTGGCTCCGCATCGTCGTCGCGCGCCACCACGAGCCGGCCGTTCCTGCACTGGAGAAGTTCCTCACCTCGCAGGGCCGTCGCAAGTTCCTGCGCCCGCTGTACGACGACCTCATGCAGTCGACATGGGGACAGCCGATTGCCCGGCGCATCTACGCCACGGCGCGCCCGGGCTACCACGCCGTGTCGGCGCAGACCATCGACGGCATCGTCAAGTAG
- the uxaC gene encoding glucuronate isomerase, which translates to MLHPHRYFDPDPATRKIALDLYTRVETLPLVCPHGHVDPKLLATNAPFPDPAALLVIPDHYVTRMLYSQGIRLEQLGIPTLDGTPVETDPRRIWQLFADHFHLYRGTPTGGWLKHEFEGVFGITETLTGANAMAIYDRIEACLRTPEFRPRALYERFNIAVLCTTDAAGDTLEWHKAMRDEGWGNVRPTFRPDIAVTLSHPGWRAEIDRIGALTGESMGSYASFIRGLEARRAFFKSMGATATDHAVVVPYTARMEDADAEAIYARALAGPVSQADEVRFSAHMLMEMARMSTEDGLVMQLHPGSFRNHNQQVFDRFGPDRGCDIPLATEYTRNLHALLNAYGNVPGFTLVLFTLDETAYSRELAPLAGHYPAVVLGPPWWFHDSIEGMLRFRHMATETAGFYNTAGFNDDTRAFPSIPARHDVARRVDATFLAQLVTRHIIEEAEAHEVIVDLSQTLVKKVYRL; encoded by the coding sequence ATGCTGCACCCGCATCGGTACTTCGATCCGGATCCCGCCACGCGGAAGATCGCGCTCGACCTCTACACGCGTGTCGAGACGCTCCCGCTCGTGTGCCCGCACGGCCACGTCGACCCGAAGCTGCTCGCCACCAACGCGCCGTTCCCCGACCCGGCCGCGCTGCTGGTCATCCCCGACCACTACGTCACGCGGATGCTGTACTCGCAGGGCATCCGGCTCGAGCAGCTCGGCATCCCGACGCTGGACGGCACGCCGGTGGAGACCGACCCGCGCCGCATCTGGCAGCTCTTCGCCGATCACTTCCACCTCTATCGCGGCACGCCGACCGGTGGCTGGCTGAAGCACGAGTTCGAGGGCGTGTTCGGCATCACCGAGACGCTCACCGGCGCCAACGCGATGGCGATCTACGACCGCATCGAGGCCTGCCTCAGGACGCCGGAGTTCCGGCCGCGCGCCCTGTATGAACGCTTCAACATCGCGGTGTTGTGCACGACCGACGCGGCCGGCGACACGCTGGAATGGCACAAGGCGATGCGCGACGAGGGCTGGGGCAACGTCAGGCCGACGTTCCGTCCCGACATCGCCGTCACGCTCTCGCACCCGGGCTGGCGCGCCGAGATCGATCGCATCGGCGCCCTGACCGGTGAGTCGATGGGCAGCTACGCCTCGTTCATCAGGGGCCTCGAGGCGCGGCGGGCCTTCTTCAAGTCGATGGGTGCGACGGCGACCGATCACGCGGTCGTCGTGCCGTACACGGCGCGAATGGAGGATGCCGACGCCGAGGCGATCTACGCGCGCGCCCTGGCCGGCCCGGTGTCGCAGGCCGACGAGGTGCGGTTCAGCGCCCACATGCTGATGGAGATGGCGCGCATGAGCACCGAGGACGGGCTCGTGATGCAGCTGCATCCGGGAAGCTTCCGCAACCACAACCAGCAGGTCTTCGATCGCTTCGGCCCCGACCGCGGCTGCGACATCCCGCTGGCCACCGAGTACACGCGCAACCTCCACGCGCTGCTCAACGCGTACGGCAACGTCCCGGGCTTCACGCTCGTGCTGTTCACGCTCGACGAGACGGCCTACAGCCGCGAGCTCGCGCCGCTGGCCGGACACTACCCGGCAGTCGTGCTCGGGCCGCCCTGGTGGTTCCACGACAGCATCGAGGGGATGCTGCGCTTCCGGCACATGGCGACCGAGACGGCGGGCTTCTACAACACGGCGGGGTTCAACGACGACACGCGCGCCTTCCCGTCGATTCCGGCGCGGCACGACGTGGCACGGCGCGTCGATGCGACCTTCCTGGCCCAACTGGTCACCCGACACATCATCGAGGAAGCCGAGGCTCACGAGGTCATCGTCGATCTGAGCCAGACGCTGGTGAAGAAGGTGTATCGGTTGTAA
- a CDS encoding MmcQ/YjbR family DNA-binding protein, with product MTADDVRAVLLALEGVEEGAHMGHPDFRVGGRVFAGLLANDTVASVGLDPDTQAGLVEEAPTWFAPAAGAWGRQGWTRITLAGAPPELARAALEAAWRLARTRSPARPRRPKR from the coding sequence GTGACCGCCGACGACGTCCGCGCCGTGCTGCTCGCCCTCGAGGGAGTCGAGGAAGGTGCCCACATGGGCCACCCCGACTTCCGGGTGGGAGGCCGCGTGTTCGCGGGACTGCTCGCCAACGACACGGTGGCCTCCGTCGGCCTCGACCCCGACACGCAAGCGGGCCTGGTCGAGGAAGCCCCGACGTGGTTCGCACCCGCGGCCGGCGCCTGGGGGCGCCAGGGGTGGACGCGCATCACGCTGGCCGGCGCGCCGCCCGAGCTCGCCCGCGCGGCGCTCGAGGCGGCGTGGCGGCTGGCGCGCACCCGGTCGCCCGCGCGTCCGCGGCGCCCCAAGCGCTAG
- a CDS encoding VOC family protein gives MSLRSVTPYLHFSGNAAQAIALYVDALGATVEFRQQYKDVPGGQFTAEQGEQIMHATLNIGGSQLMLSDAYPGLQVAPGTNMNVAVHYTDTSIVEAQFAKLAEGGRVETPLQDTFWGARFGQLVDRFGISWMFNAELPAR, from the coding sequence ATGTCCCTCAGGTCCGTGACCCCGTACCTCCACTTCAGTGGCAACGCAGCCCAGGCCATCGCCCTGTACGTCGACGCCCTCGGTGCCACCGTCGAGTTCCGGCAGCAATACAAGGACGTCCCCGGAGGGCAGTTCACTGCTGAACAGGGCGAGCAGATCATGCACGCGACGCTGAACATCGGCGGCTCGCAGCTGATGCTGAGCGACGCCTACCCCGGCCTGCAGGTCGCGCCGGGCACCAACATGAACGTGGCGGTCCACTACACGGACACCTCCATCGTCGAGGCCCAGTTCGCGAAGCTCGCCGAGGGCGGCCGGGTGGAGACGCCGCTCCAGGACACCTTCTGGGGTGCGCGCTTCGGCCAGCTCGTCGACCGTTTCGGCATCAGCTGGATGTTCAATGCCGAACTGCCTGCCAGGTAG
- a CDS encoding PAS domain-containing sensor histidine kinase — protein sequence MTLRRLFYAYLLVLHGVAAALAWHIARGSVWGLLGLEAGLAVSVAVGAWLIDRLLRAHALVRESAQLLEESDYTTRFLPTGQIEIDRLIAIYNRMADALRAERVRVREQHHFLQSLLEVSPSGAVILDHDARVDFVNPAAARLLGPDVRPGLPAHAEGSVLHDVIDAVATAPSALVTLPGGRRAKASRGTFMDRGFSRTFLLIEELTEELRQAEKAAYEKLIRMLSHEVNNSVAASNSLLGSCLVLAEQLPGEARSDLEGALHVVMNRTSQLGAFMKAFADVVRLPEPTLAPCNLHDLLNHLRRLMAAEADRRRIALVMELEPVPPVDLDRTLMEQALVNILKNAIEAVDHDGRVVVRTGISGAQPFLQVEDSGPGLAPEVRAHLFTPFFSTKESGQGIGLTLVQEILTRHGLAFTLDGPDGGPTRFTIWFGSH from the coding sequence GTGACACTTCGTCGACTCTTCTACGCCTACCTCCTGGTGCTGCACGGCGTCGCCGCCGCGCTGGCGTGGCACATTGCGCGCGGATCGGTGTGGGGACTGCTCGGGCTCGAGGCCGGTCTCGCCGTGTCGGTCGCTGTCGGCGCCTGGCTGATCGACCGGCTCCTGCGCGCCCACGCCCTGGTCCGCGAGAGCGCCCAGCTGCTGGAGGAGAGCGACTACACCACCCGCTTCCTGCCGACCGGCCAGATCGAGATCGATCGGCTCATCGCGATCTACAACCGGATGGCCGACGCCCTGCGCGCCGAGCGCGTGCGGGTGCGCGAGCAGCACCACTTCCTCCAGAGCCTGCTCGAGGTGTCGCCGTCGGGCGCGGTGATCCTCGACCACGACGCCCGCGTCGACTTCGTGAACCCGGCGGCCGCCCGCCTGCTCGGCCCGGACGTGCGGCCGGGCCTCCCCGCGCACGCCGAGGGGTCGGTGCTCCACGACGTGATCGATGCGGTCGCCACCGCGCCGTCGGCGCTGGTGACCCTGCCCGGCGGCCGGCGCGCCAAGGCGAGCCGCGGCACGTTCATGGACCGCGGCTTCAGCCGGACGTTCCTGCTGATCGAGGAGCTCACCGAGGAGCTGCGACAGGCCGAGAAGGCCGCCTACGAGAAGCTGATCCGGATGCTGTCGCACGAGGTCAACAACTCGGTCGCCGCGTCGAACTCGCTGCTCGGATCCTGCCTGGTGCTCGCCGAGCAGTTGCCCGGCGAGGCACGCAGCGATCTGGAGGGCGCCCTGCACGTCGTGATGAACCGCACGTCGCAGCTCGGCGCCTTCATGAAGGCCTTCGCCGACGTCGTCCGCCTGCCTGAGCCGACGCTGGCGCCCTGTAACCTCCACGACCTGCTCAACCATCTCCGGCGATTGATGGCGGCTGAGGCCGACCGGCGACGAATCGCGCTCGTCATGGAACTGGAGCCGGTGCCGCCGGTCGACCTGGATCGCACCCTGATGGAACAGGCCCTCGTGAACATCCTCAAGAACGCGATCGAGGCGGTGGACCACGACGGCCGGGTGGTCGTGCGCACGGGGATCTCGGGCGCCCAGCCGTTCCTGCAGGTCGAGGACAGCGGCCCGGGGCTCGCGCCGGAGGTCCGCGCCCACCTCTTCACGCCGTTCTTCAGCACCAAGGAGTCGGGCCAGGGCATCGGGCTCACCCTGGTGCAGGAGATCCTCACGCGTCACGGGCTGGCGTTCACCCTTGACGGCCCCGACGGCGGCCCCACCCGATTCACCATCTGGTTCGGGTCGCACTAG
- a CDS encoding VOC family protein, with protein MTAIDSLVSAFESGRLTRRQLVQGLAALVGATSASEAAAQAPPIPALSLNHVSLAVADPEASKQFFQKTFGMPVASTQGTGINLALGTSFLGLYKLPNPGRVDHVCLGVDNYDVNAMATKLEAQGIKATIRKDKPEVYFTDPDGIRFQLENKDYRG; from the coding sequence GTGACTGCCATCGACTCGCTCGTGTCCGCATTTGAATCCGGCCGCCTCACCCGCCGTCAGCTCGTGCAGGGACTGGCCGCACTCGTCGGCGCCACCTCGGCCAGCGAGGCTGCCGCGCAGGCGCCGCCGATTCCCGCCCTGTCGCTCAATCACGTGTCGCTGGCGGTGGCCGATCCCGAAGCCTCGAAGCAGTTCTTCCAGAAGACCTTCGGTATGCCGGTCGCGTCGACCCAGGGCACCGGCATCAACCTCGCGCTCGGTACGAGCTTTCTCGGGCTCTACAAGTTGCCGAACCCGGGCCGCGTCGATCACGTGTGTCTCGGCGTCGACAACTACGACGTGAACGCCATGGCGACGAAACTCGAGGCCCAGGGCATCAAGGCGACGATTCGCAAGGACAAGCCCGAGGTCTACTTCACAGACCCCGACGGCATCCGCTTCCAGCTCGAGAACAAGGACTACCGCGGCTGA
- a CDS encoding creatininase family protein: MLSFVSMASPAYAQPSSNSVFLEDLTWVECRDAIKAGKTTAIIPTGGTEQNGPHMVLGKHNFLVKYKAGDIAKQLGNAIVAPVLAYVPEGEIPGPKPAAGHMRFPGTITIPEAVYEGILEYAARSLRAAGFVDIAFIGDSGGNQAGQKAVSEKLNKEWASTNVRVHHITDYYPGRGDAIAMANGLTMEEVGGHAGSQDTTSLLYLDPSKLRMDKFFAGKPNDGQGHTGDPRKATASIGKLIVEAQIEDATKQIQRLRVESRK; encoded by the coding sequence GTGCTCTCCTTCGTCTCCATGGCGTCGCCGGCCTATGCGCAGCCCAGTTCGAACAGCGTGTTCCTGGAGGATCTGACGTGGGTTGAATGCCGCGATGCCATCAAGGCCGGCAAGACGACAGCGATCATCCCGACTGGCGGCACCGAGCAGAACGGCCCGCACATGGTGCTCGGGAAGCACAACTTCCTCGTGAAGTACAAGGCCGGCGATATCGCGAAGCAGCTCGGCAACGCGATCGTGGCGCCGGTGCTGGCATATGTTCCCGAAGGTGAGATACCCGGACCGAAGCCGGCGGCCGGCCACATGCGTTTTCCCGGGACGATCACAATCCCCGAAGCGGTGTACGAGGGCATTCTGGAATATGCGGCCAGAAGCCTGCGGGCTGCGGGTTTTGTCGATATCGCGTTCATTGGCGACAGCGGCGGAAATCAGGCGGGACAGAAAGCGGTGTCAGAAAAGCTGAACAAGGAGTGGGCGTCGACGAACGTCCGCGTCCACCACATCACCGACTACTATCCGGGGCGTGGCGATGCGATCGCCATGGCGAACGGCTTGACGATGGAGGAGGTGGGCGGTCACGCGGGCAGCCAGGACACGACCAGTCTTCTTTATCTCGATCCGTCGAAGCTCCGCATGGACAAGTTCTTCGCGGGCAAGCCGAACGACGGACAGGGGCACACGGGCGACCCGCGCAAGGCAACGGCCTCCATCGGCAAGCTGATTGTGGAGGCGCAGATCGAGGACGCGACGAAACAGATTCAGAGATTGAGAGTCGAGAGTCGGAAGTAA